The Vanessa tameamea isolate UH-Manoa-2023 chromosome 20, ilVanTame1 primary haplotype, whole genome shotgun sequence nucleotide sequence TCAGCTGATAAAAATCCACCATAACTTGCTAAAAACATCCGTTGGTTGAATTAACCGCTGATTACGCACAGTTATCTATGAACAATATTCCTCGCCTATAATTACATCGTTTATGACGTCACACGTGACTAACAGACAAACATAGGTGCAACACTTTTAGGTAAATGACGTGATCGTGACACaatcagttatttttaattgaaaacgaaCGCGCCAGAACTATTTGAGAAACAGGCTATTAACTAATGTCAATAGTCTGATATTTCACTAACGGAAACATGACATTCTGGCTTGTCACGTAAATAGTACGAAGCgcagttatttatataacaatattaaattctaaaaccTCCGAAACGCACTGTATCTTTGTGATGTGATgtcaattttatgtatattcatttagtagttttatatgttacagttaggcattacaaaaaaaaccctcatttattagtaaatttttgCGGTTATTACATTCGAGAATCGATTAGTTTTGCTTCGAGGCGTAATTTATAAATCCGCACACAAATTCCTAAGGTAGCCGTCACAGTGACGTTGGGGAGTGGCTAATATGCCGATGTCCATGTAATCCATTCCCCTTGAGCATGagcactcaccatcaggtagaGGTCCTAGTACATTGctcttaaaaaaaagaaaaaagattaaGTAGCGTTACAATAATGTATTTACTTTGTATCTGTTAAAGATAGAGcctttcaaatgtaaaaaatatttctatttatttctcGGTACGTTCACATTTCTCATTTCTAGGAGACATGAGAACTTAGGACATAAGAAAACGATAGCGTTGTGTAAACGTAAAGATTTCAGAAACAATCACAGCTTGCAATCTATCAATAATGCATTGCACCGAGGCCGGCCGAGCCCTTAAAGGAAATCTCGCTCTGATAGACTAGGAAATCGTTACGTACATTTCTTTGTTCAAAAGCCGACGTGATGTGGcctttaacaatataattaaaggaACAATACAGCATAATGACTGAAATCTTGggaatttaatgttttgtactCGTTAGCGGACCCTTACAATGCCATGAAAGGTGTAATAAACGATGGTGaggaatagtttaatttaattatgtctgTGCTGATATTATAGAGCTGAAGTGTTTGTTTGATACGCCCTAATAACAGGGCTTCGTAGTTCAATTTGAATCTTTTGCGTTTGATAATCAATTTATTGAGGAAAGATTTAGACGACATATGGTGGAGCACTTAGTTTACACAATTTTAACAATTACTTTCATCTGTTAATACtaaactgttataaaaaaatcatacaatgcctgaaatatttgtaaaataaaacacaaatatgtcTACTATATGATTGTATATGTTTTGGTTACAGAGCTGGCCGGAGAAGGAGAAATCCACTAGCATTATATACAGAAGATGATGGCAATGACCTGAGCGACTTGGGAATCGGCACTTCTAGCACCAAGAGTAGCCTCAGCGAGGACTGCGATACGCACAGCTTAGCCGTGAGTAactatatagatttaataaaaaacatttgattagAAGTcctgtctaatatttattaccttCGATGTCCTTATCAATATTGAATGTTGTAAGATTCTTAAAAAGTTGTCACATTTATAGTTTTGCATTTTACAcattttggaaaataatttaacaaaaaatattgcttgCTTACAGAGTGATGGTATGGATCTTGAAAAAAATCATTCAGATATGGAAAATATATCCAATTGTGATAACAATCGCAAACTGGGCTCCAGTGCCAACGAATACGACACTTGTACGACAACGACCATCAGTTCTCCCGAGCCCGAGGAGTACACGTACGAAGGCGCTATAGAGGGATATAAGTCGAGAATAATTTCACAAGCAAATAGCAACATTGCCAAAACagctgttaataataattttaaagaaaaatcacCAGATAAATCAAACGGTGACATCAACAGAATCAGAACGTCAATAAGCAacaaaattgaagaaaaaatgtCTTCTTTTCAGCAAGAGAGAGCAAACGATCTTAAGAATAACAACAAGAAGGACTTACCTAAAGTGAACATACATCAACGAAGAGAACAGTTTGAACGAGAAAATTCTCAAGAACCACAAATAACAAAACCAAAATTACCTGACATGGCAAATAAGAAGTCGATAAAAGAAAGGCTATCGAGCTTAGAAAAGTTTAATGAAGAAATGCAAATTCAGAAGTCAACAAGTGATTTAAGCAAGTTACCTGTCGAAGTAAAACCACTAAAGGATAGGTTGTCTTCACTTGAAAAAGTAAAATCTACGCCCGTAGATCTAGACAAAACAAAAAGAATGTCTAATGGTGACCTCAGCAATACCCGGTCGCTTAAAGAACGTTTATCGAGTCTTAAATCACAAACGTCAGAAGAGGAAATCAAAGTGACAAAAACTGAAGTGAAAGAAGTCTCTATGAGCCTTAAAGAACGTTTGTCATGTCTTGATGCAgcaaaaaataaggaaataccAAAAATAGCAATCGAAGAagcaattaacaataaaataaaagaagatcGTGATAACAATGACCTTAAAGAAAATTTGTCTGACAGTTCGCTCAAAATGAGCTTATCGGGAATTGAAAATCAAATGCAAAGTTTCTGTCGCTCCCTCGATAGCTTAGACATAAATGGTCAATCTTCTCCTAATTCATTCGAGAGAGTTCAGAGTCTTGAAGATTTTGATTGCGCTGAAATGCAAAATAACACTGTTCAGAGTGACATAGAAACCGAAGATAGTGGTATCCATACCGCTAGAGACTCGTGTGCACCAGCTGACGATATTGCTGATTTGACTCAAGTAGCTTCTCCTATTGGAGAACCTATGGCTGAAGTATCTGAATATGACTCTTCAAACGAAGATGGTGCCATGACTCTAATGCCTACCAAGATTGAAGAACCCATGGAAATAAACTTTAAAGCTAATCAAAGAACAATAGAAGATATTAGCATCCAAGAAATGGATGAACAAGAGAGTAAGGCTGACAGTGATAGTGCTAGTAACTACGTTCAAGCAGTTTCTCAGCCAGAAGACTTTAGTGTCACCGATGAAGTGACAGAAATTCAGATGGACAAAGAAGATGAAGACACATTGAAGAGTTTGGATAACCAAGATTCCAGTGTAAGTCTCAATGAACCCCTGTCAACTACATCGGAAGGCGACACGGTTGTATTTGAGGGGAAGATGACTATTCATTTGAACTTGAATGAAATTTGCAACAATCTAAGCACTGGTGCTGGGAACAGttctaatactaataaaatatattccaatgaCTCCACTAACAACAAAAGCATGCCAATGGTAACTGTCTCTAATATTACAACTACTACTAACATTTCACCAAAGAATTCCATTAAACCGCTTAAAACTAACATAAGAGCATCTGGCGATAATTCGCTTCATAATTACGTAGATAACTTAACATCGTCTGACAATTCATGTAACGTGGCCTCTGAGGCTCAAATCAATTGTGATTCATCTCACATTCATATACCACTTGAAAACCCGATTTCCAGTCCCGAAGATGAAGTAGCGGTAAGTAACTCGCAAGATTCTAATCCATTTTGGCAAAAACGAACCAAACGGTGTCTAGAACCAAACAGACgaaaaacaatactttttataaataataaagtaacaacTGTTAAAACTGTAACCACTTCTAGTAAGAATAAAGGTAATAACGCAAGCAATTAAAGGCctaataaaggtatattatatcaaaatttctTCACCCATACGCATTTTCATGTATTGCATTAAGTATGCAAGATTGATGAGAATACCAGTCATGGGTATAATTTTCTAGAAATTTTATGATCTCTTTATTTCCAAGTCGATGTGACGGTCTTCTGTTCATCAAAAAAGGTCCTCATAAATCCCTAAACTAATGCAATAGGTCACGTAACAGTACTGAActcattaatcaataaatcgTAGTTACATTGTGTCTAAAAATCCGTGTGCTAAATAAGAATTACATTTCTAGTGCACCAGACTGTCCGTTTCAACGACGGACATCAGTGATCATTCGTAGTGCCTAGATTTATACAGGGTTTGTAAAACGTAGTGCCCGTAtcattatatctttttttttctagatcATTAAGTTCCGATGTAGACCCCATTTTACTCATAGCatcttagaatattttttttctgtacgtGATATCTGTAAATTCATTATCGAAATATATGTTAAACTGTTATATATgggttttatttatgtattttatattcatgtatcCTCATCAACGCGCCATTCATTACGAGCGATCATAACTATGATAAGGAAGGTAGTTTTGAGTAAGTAGGAAAAATACAGTGTGTTTGTTAATGAAATATGAGGTatgataaaaactaaaaacaatgcTGTTATCTGAAGAGCTCCTATCTAAAGCAAACTGGCCTCTTATGATTATAGCTCAGTAAAGCGATAGATAGTGTTCTAAGTAGGCATATTTCTATTGCTCGATTTAATCAAGTTTCTATTGTATTGAAGGTTTTTCGTTAGGATCTTTCTTCGGCTTATGGTGATGGGTTAATGCAAGGTAAGACATACCGTGTGTAGTGCTGCGCTTCGTATCTAACACGCATTTTCGCCGCATATTTTGCTAATCTGTGTCATTTGTATAATACGCATGttcttattttatcttatatgcCTCGTtctagttaattattatttaattattattcgtttacAAGGTTTCAGTTTTAtgattttgtcaattttaatttaaagcttcTTTTGTTAATTTCGAAGCAAGTGATGTTATCATTTTAAagaattcgttttaatataattattttgcaaaacTTCAGGTCATTGACGCTTTAGAACTAGCGTTCCAAGAATTGGATTCGGAGGAAAGTGTCAACGTTACAATGGATAATGATAACAAGTATAACGGAGACTACGCAGAGGGAAATGTTGATAAAGTTGATAATTTACTTGATTTTGATATCGAGAAGAAAGTGTCTGTGACACCGttgtatgaaaatattgatatatttaatcaaaatagtaTTGTTGATGTTGGAGCGTTCCCACTAGATCTGCCCACAAATGCTTTAGAACCACCAAAAGAAAAGCCTCCTCCGCCACCAATGGATGATAGTCCTGAAGATGAACTGCTTGGAAATGTAAGTGTGTTATTTACTACCTTTCTTCCAGGTTTATAATCTGCGtttagatattttatgtttCGAAAAACACAACTGAATTTTAGGAAACATTTAAGAATCAAAAGAGAGTTATTATAATGCTATCAATAAGTAGCAGGAGCTTTatggataatatattaaataaatttacaattattggaGCCTTggatttgtaaatttatttttgaggtaaaaaacaataacgcaataactattattttaggGCAATTTCAAACATACAAGCTCAGCACGTCGTATCAAGAAAGAGATCCGAAACAAACGCACTAGTTTCCTAGGAATTGAGGGACAAGTAGACGATAGCTACTTAGACGTTGATCTGAAACTAGCTCCGCGACCTGACATCACCTCGTTTCTACAAGAGGAGACGAAGATCGAGAAACTTCTCTACAAAAAGACGTTATCCCATGACATGGACGCCAAGCTAAGAGACAGTCGAGATTCAGGAGTGGATATAGATAGAGGTCCGTCAGCTGAAGCCTGGTACAAAGGACAATCTTCCCCAGAAACATCTAACCCTCACAGTAGACAAAATAGCGAGGTATATACTGCTTTACCGattctaattattttgttttaaaattgcatTGACGACACCTGGTCGACTAAAAAATAAGACTACTTTTAGTCGGCTAAAAATATCCACCCAGTTGAAATGGAGCGGTTATCCTCTAGGCTACATTTTTAGGGATACCTCGTTTCATTCTCAATGcgtctgtatatttttatgcgtGTTCTTTGatgacaatttatatttagtatcggATTTTTACGATACTTTATTTGCGACTTTTTACGACTTGTatgatacaattatataaataaaattgaagttaaTAACtatactttgttattttttagcCTTACACTCAAATAACGGTAACGTCAGACGAAGAAGAAGCCACCAAAAGAAATTCTGAAGTGTTCTCTAAAGCTCTAACAACGAAACTGACAGGCTTGACTGAGAACGGTGAAACTAATGAGAACAAAATAGATCATTTGGACAAAAAATTACAACAGCAACAGGTAAGGTCCGAAAATTGAGACGATTGCTCCGTAAACCTTCACACGATCTTGTAGTTTTGAGTAGAACTCTTCTAGAGGTAGTTGGAAtggctttaatattatataaaatgcctCGTGCTACTTTAATTTCTTTCGTCGTATAATTGAAGAGAAATTTTTGTTAGTCCAgcatttttgtgtaaatatcaaagattatatttagttcttctttttgttttgttattatggGTGTAAAATCGTAAATATAATCGACCCACGAAATCATTGATTttgattcataattatttataaaaatatactttatttttgataagatAATTAGATTGTTTCTACGTAAGTTTAATTGATCACCTGTAAGTTGtataatctttatttgattttgttatataaatgttaaaattacaaaaaaaaagtaacctcTTAAAACGGTTTTGGTTGTAAAAACGGTTAAGGGATAACTATAACTATAACTATGGTTCATCAACTAAATTGTACATTCGGAAGACAGGGGCAAAATTCATGATACTTTGAACCCTGTTTTGCGAATATCACCTTTCTCGGTTcaggtataatataaattacatcaaGTAAAGCGACTATAACCACAGCTTCATAATGCTTGTATTGTACTTTACGCACATACATTATCAAAGAAATTTCCGCGATGGTTTTATATAAGATTGATATATTAGATTTGTTTAGTTTGaatctttatgtattttatgctaaaataaatattatttattacaatatatattctgcCTTTCATTTAAACGCTGATCGAACCTCTTTGTAGTTAGCGGCTTGTTTAGCACGATGCACGTTTTgcgtatatattgtttttttttttttcttctttacatttaatatgagtgttgctatttttaaaaattgtttttatctttTCCTATAACTGTCATACATTATATCAAACATTATGTTAAATCGaaactattatatttgtataccatttgaatttaataaatgatgtaATAGTTTCACACAAAAATCATGAACCATTTTGTCGTGTGTAAATAACATAAGATGGCCGCGGGGCTGTAAATTTCCAGGCGGCTCAAATGTCTCGCACTAACGAGGATTGGCCTGACGGGCTCTTTGACGATGCTCATACGAAGGTGACTGACATATTTTAcactaaacaataatttttaataaacaattttcggTTTATACCTACTACAGTAGACAACGCTAACTCAAACTATTTTAACGCTACtcatattgtaaaaatttaaaaacattcataCATAAAGGTAAGTCATATCGATCACTATTTATCTATAAACCGAAAATTGTTAGTAACTAATAatcaaattttcattattaaataaaaaataaaatgcacgCGAGCTTAATCTTTGCACTAAACTCacactaattaaataactaactaaagaaaatgatttaaatcaaatcaaatccaaTAGGAGGTACTGCGTTTCGAACGAGAACTACTCCAATTAGAACAAGAAGAGCTTAAAAGACAACGCGAGAATCTTCTAAGAGACCAGAACAGAATAATACAAAAGTCCGTTCAAGACATTTCAACGGCGGGAGTTCCGGAGAAGCCGATCATTCACAGAGTGAATAAGACTAAAAATCAGAACTACAGACACTCGATGCCAAATCTTTTAGTCAGCGAGAATTACGTGCCACCAGTCGTTGAGAGAAAAGTTATCGACGAAGAGATGAAGAGAAAACCATTCGTGTCCGAGGAACATATTCAGAGCCACTTCGGTGTGGAAGAAAGTCGGAAATTGTTGTTCAATGATAAGACAAAGTTCGCTGAGGTTCGGAGACCAGTGCCTAATGTGATGAGACCTCCGCAACCAATTCTTCCCCCAAAACCAAGAAGTCGCGATTCTATTGAAAGGGAAATTACGATGAGGTGAGTTACAACTGACATGGTTGATGATAAAActtcaaatactttttttactgTTTCAACATTGCTATAGATCAGGAGAAGAGACCTGAGATGGCCCGATGGTTAGAACGCTGTCTTCCGAATCTTCCGAGAATCTTTACCACTGATTGCGGgctcaagcaccactgaattttcatgtgcttagtttgtgtttataattcatctcgtgctcagcggtgaaggaaaacattgtgagaaaacctgcatgtgtctaatttcaataaaattgttacacGTGTGTATCCAATAAACCGTATGGGAGCAGcggggtggaatatgctccaaaccttctcctcaaagggagatgaggcattagcccagaagtgggaaatttgcaggctgttactgtttGCTGTTTTTTGTAGGAGAAGAGAGAGTAAATTGAACTTTctctttgtatattattaactcGATCAACAGTAGCAATAAGAGATACGTGCCAACAGgttacatatttttagttttgtacaGTTTGAAAAAAAgctttgatataaattatgttatagaaaataaaaaaactaacaccATGTTTCAGGAGTAGTCGATTACCATCCGCGGTGGAGTACGTCAATGTTGACCGGAATGCTGTTCAGATGCGTCAGAAGGCTG carries:
- the Smash gene encoding uncharacterized protein Smash isoform X1, producing the protein MPSDSGTTWSPPAPSERRLSNSSDGSAGSGYSKATTDSADFLATRPHTAAVIPGKPAANPLQFIKVGPADLGTRAREQLRRAELAKRTEPARIERQEDWQSNLDNWKSSRRKRVEHIIERCVEVRRFENETHQPRGKSKTFNEMLEERAGRRRRNPLALYTEDDGNDLSDLGIGTSSTKSSLSEDCDTHSLASDGMDLEKNHSDMENISNCDNNRKLGSSANEYDTCTTTTISSPEPEEYTYEGAIEGYKSRIISQANSNIAKTAVNNNFKEKSPDKSNGDINRIRTSISNKIEEKMSSFQQERANDLKNNNKKDLPKVNIHQRREQFERENSQEPQITKPKLPDMANKKSIKERLSSLEKFNEEMQIQKSTSDLSKLPVEVKPLKDRLSSLEKVKSTPVDLDKTKRMSNGDLSNTRSLKERLSSLKSQTSEEEIKVTKTEVKEVSMSLKERLSCLDAAKNKEIPKIAIEEAINNKIKEDRDNNDLKENLSDSSLKMSLSGIENQMQSFCRSLDSLDINGQSSPNSFERVQSLEDFDCAEMQNNTVQSDIETEDSGIHTARDSCAPADDIADLTQVASPIGEPMAEVSEYDSSNEDGAMTLMPTKIEEPMEINFKANQRTIEDISIQEMDEQESKADSDSASNYVQAVSQPEDFSVTDEVTEIQMDKEDEDTLKSLDNQDSSVSLNEPLSTTSEGDTVVFEGKMTIHLNLNEICNNLSTGAGNSSNTNKIYSNDSTNNKSMPMVIDALELAFQELDSEESVNVTMDNDNKYNGDYAEGNVDKVDNLLDFDIEKKVSVTPLYENIDIFNQNSIVDVGAFPLDLPTNALEPPKEKPPPPPMDDSPEDELLGNGNFKHTSSARRIKKEIRNKRTSFLGIEGQVDDSYLDVDLKLAPRPDITSFLQEETKIEKLLYKKTLSHDMDAKLRDSRDSGVDIDRGPSAEAWYKGQSSPETSNPHSRQNSEPYTQITVTSDEEEATKRNSEVFSKALTTKLTGLTENGETNENKIDHLDKKLQQQQAAQMSRTNEDWPDGLFDDAHTKEVLRFERELLQLEQEELKRQRENLLRDQNRIIQKSVQDISTAGVPEKPIIHRVNKTKNQNYRHSMPNLLVSENYVPPVVERKVIDEEMKRKPFVSEEHIQSHFGVEESRKLLFNDKTKFAEVRRPVPNVMRPPQPILPPKPRSRDSIEREITMRSSRLPSAVEYVNVDRNAVQMRQKAVNGNGQYHPMTRHTLQALSAAPTPKLISNTDWMQTRNQKPRQKPANFNYNQHWLIQEAEQRRLQEQRAPRAARPPPAHLSHANPIIGQHLVPQERRVRPEPIPRADMPRTAEPREDKMLSVSGRRKCSHCGEELGRGAAMIIESLSLCYHVWCFSCAVCGAALGDGRAGADVRVRARRLHCHHCYSSDDGSKYSCV
- the Smash gene encoding uncharacterized protein Smash isoform X2, giving the protein MPSDSGTTWSPPAPSERRLSNSSDGSAGSGYSKATTDSADFLATRPHTAAVIPGKPAANPLQFIKVGPADLGTRAREQLRRAELAKRTEPARIERQEDWQSNLDNWKSSRRKRVEHIIERCVEVRRFENETHQPRGKSKTFNEMLEERAGRRRRNPLALYTEDDGNDLSDLGIGTSSTKSSLSEDCDTHSLASDGMDLEKNHSDMENISNCDNNRKLGSSANEYDTCTTTTISSPEPEEYTYEGAIEGYKSRIISQANSNIAKTAVNNNFKEKSPDKSNGDINRIRTSISNKIEEKMSSFQQERANDLKNNNKKDLPKVNIHQRREQFERENSQEPQITKPKLPDMANKKSIKERLSSLEKFNEEMQIQKSTSDLSKLPVEVKPLKDRLSSLEKVKSTPVDLDKTKRMSNGDLSNTRSLKERLSSLKSQTSEEEIKVTKTEVKEVSMSLKERLSCLDAAKNKEIPKIAIEEAINNKIKEDRDNNDLKENLSDSSLKMSLSGIENQMQSFCRSLDSLDINGQSSPNSFERVQSLEDFDCAEMQNNTVQSDIETEDSGIHTARDSCAPADDIADLTQVASPIGEPMAEVSEYDSSNEDGAMTLMPTKIEEPMEINFKANQRTIEDISIQEMDEQESKADSDSASNYVQAVSQPEDFSVTDEVTEIQMDKEDEDTLKSLDNQDSSVSLNEPLSTTSEGDTVVFEGKMTIHLNLNEICNNLSTGAGNSSNTNKIYSNDSTNNKSMPMVIDALELAFQELDSEESVNVTMDNDNKYNGDYAEGNVDKVDNLLDFDIEKKVSVTPLYENIDIFNQNSIVDVGAFPLDLPTNALEPPKEKPPPPPMDDSPEDELLGNGNFKHTSSARRIKKEIRNKRTSFLGIEGQVDDSYLDVDLKLAPRPDITSFLQEETKIEKLLYKKTLSHDMDAKLRDSRDSGVDIDRGPSAEAWYKGQSSPETSNPHSRQNSEPYTQITVTSDEEEATKRNSEVFSKALTTKLTGLTENGETNENKIDHLDKKLQQQQEVLRFERELLQLEQEELKRQRENLLRDQNRIIQKSVQDISTAGVPEKPIIHRVNKTKNQNYRHSMPNLLVSENYVPPVVERKVIDEEMKRKPFVSEEHIQSHFGVEESRKLLFNDKTKFAEVRRPVPNVMRPPQPILPPKPRSRDSIEREITMRSSRLPSAVEYVNVDRNAVQMRQKAVNGNGQYHPMTRHTLQALSAAPTPKLISNTDWMQTRNQKPRQKPANFNYNQHWLIQEAEQRRLQEQRAPRAARPPPAHLSHANPIIGQHLVPQERRVRPEPIPRADMPRTAEPREDKMLSVSGRRKCSHCGEELGRGAAMIIESLSLCYHVWCFSCAVCGAALGDGRAGADVRVRARRLHCHHCYSSDDGSKYSCV
- the Smash gene encoding uncharacterized protein Smash isoform X3 — protein: MPSDSGTTWSPPAPSERRLSNSSDGSAGSGYSKATTDSADFLATRPHTAAVIPGKPAANPLQFIKVGPADLGTRAREQLRRAELAKRTEPARIERQEDWQSNLDNWKSSRRKRVEHIIERCVEVRRFENETHQPRGKSKTFNEMLEERAGRRRRNPLALYTEDDGNDLSDLGIGTSSTKSSLSEDCDTHSLASDGMDLEKNHSDMENISNCDNNRKLGSSANEYDTCTTTTISSPEPEEYTYEGAIEGYKSRIISQANSNIAKTAVNNNFKEKSPDKSNGDINRIRTSISNKIEEKMSSFQQERANDLKNNNKKDLPKVNIHQRREQFERENSQEPQITKPKLPDMANKKSIKERLSSLEKFNEEMQIQKSTSDLSKLPVEVKPLKDRLSSLEKVKSTPVDLDKTKRMSNGDLSNTRSLKERLSSLKSQTSEEEIKVTKTEVKEVSMSLKERLSCLDAAKNKEIPKIAIEEAINNKIKEDRDNNDLKENLSDSSLKMSLSGIENQMQSFCRSLDSLDINGQSSPNSFERVQSLEDFDCAEMQNNTVQSDIETEDSGIHTARDSCAPADDIADLTQVASPIGEPMAEVSEYDSSNEDGAMTLMPTKIEEPMEINFKANQRTIEDISIQEMDEQESKADSDSASNYVQAVSQPEDFSVTDEVTEIQMDKEDEDTLKSLDNQDSSVIDALELAFQELDSEESVNVTMDNDNKYNGDYAEGNVDKVDNLLDFDIEKKVSVTPLYENIDIFNQNSIVDVGAFPLDLPTNALEPPKEKPPPPPMDDSPEDELLGNGNFKHTSSARRIKKEIRNKRTSFLGIEGQVDDSYLDVDLKLAPRPDITSFLQEETKIEKLLYKKTLSHDMDAKLRDSRDSGVDIDRGPSAEAWYKGQSSPETSNPHSRQNSEPYTQITVTSDEEEATKRNSEVFSKALTTKLTGLTENGETNENKIDHLDKKLQQQQAAQMSRTNEDWPDGLFDDAHTKEVLRFERELLQLEQEELKRQRENLLRDQNRIIQKSVQDISTAGVPEKPIIHRVNKTKNQNYRHSMPNLLVSENYVPPVVERKVIDEEMKRKPFVSEEHIQSHFGVEESRKLLFNDKTKFAEVRRPVPNVMRPPQPILPPKPRSRDSIEREITMRSSRLPSAVEYVNVDRNAVQMRQKAVNGNGQYHPMTRHTLQALSAAPTPKLISNTDWMQTRNQKPRQKPANFNYNQHWLIQEAEQRRLQEQRAPRAARPPPAHLSHANPIIGQHLVPQERRVRPEPIPRADMPRTAEPREDKMLSVSGRRKCSHCGEELGRGAAMIIESLSLCYHVWCFSCAVCGAALGDGRAGADVRVRARRLHCHHCYSSDDGSKYSCV